In one window of Candidatus Hydrogenedentota bacterium DNA:
- a CDS encoding extracellular solute-binding protein: MESPRRYGLLAAMLTAGLVLPGCDAIQRNAVDPSITAPVEMAVFEGGYGIHWHQKIARQFNAERADSGIRVDLWGDPRVIEKVKPRLLRGDPPDLMLMNFLPIWRLVAADKLYVLNEALDTPLPGRDRPWREEFIPGTLDAYTSNGQVYAIPSAFGAYACWYDARLFREHGWEPPETWAEFEALCEAIKAKGIAPFAFQGKYPIYAWWTFQSLVHRTGGLAAINRINALEPGAFQHPDVVRAAGLLQKLGTAYFQKGSQAMTHTESQLQFINNNAAMIFCGLWLSNEMKESTPPSFEMRCFNIPPVEGGKGNPALFNGAGWEYIYMAKSARHPEATLEFLRYMVSPERAPDMGRSIGVITAMKGATPREAVTPPLQSALDMIESAEGIFRIRLEDLLLTWRVQVMEPGTSKLLSGEITPEEYCAMLDEGVAAAKADPDAIIPPAVLYDPAAFGEPS; this comes from the coding sequence ATGGAATCCCCACGCCGATACGGCCTTCTGGCCGCCATGCTCACCGCCGGATTGGTCCTGCCGGGTTGCGACGCCATCCAGCGGAACGCGGTCGACCCCAGCATCACCGCGCCGGTGGAAATGGCGGTTTTCGAAGGGGGCTACGGCATTCACTGGCACCAGAAGATCGCGCGGCAGTTCAACGCGGAGCGGGCGGATTCGGGAATCCGGGTGGATCTCTGGGGGGATCCGCGGGTGATCGAGAAGGTGAAGCCGCGCCTGCTGCGGGGGGACCCGCCCGATTTGATGCTCATGAATTTCCTCCCGATCTGGCGGCTGGTGGCGGCGGACAAGCTGTACGTGCTGAACGAGGCGCTCGACACGCCCCTGCCGGGCCGGGATCGCCCGTGGCGGGAGGAATTTATCCCCGGCACGCTGGACGCCTACACGAGCAACGGCCAGGTGTACGCCATTCCCTCGGCGTTCGGGGCCTATGCGTGCTGGTACGATGCACGGCTTTTCCGCGAGCATGGCTGGGAACCGCCGGAGACCTGGGCGGAATTCGAGGCGCTGTGCGAGGCGATCAAGGCGAAGGGCATCGCGCCGTTTGCGTTTCAGGGGAAATACCCGATCTACGCCTGGTGGACCTTCCAGAGCCTGGTCCACCGCACCGGCGGGCTGGCGGCCATCAACCGGATCAACGCGCTGGAGCCCGGCGCTTTCCAACACCCGGATGTTGTACGCGCGGCGGGGCTCTTGCAGAAGCTGGGGACGGCGTACTTCCAGAAGGGCTCCCAGGCGATGACGCACACGGAGAGCCAGCTCCAGTTTATCAACAACAACGCCGCGATGATCTTCTGCGGGCTCTGGCTTTCGAACGAGATGAAAGAAAGCACGCCGCCGAGCTTCGAGATGCGCTGTTTCAACATTCCGCCGGTCGAGGGGGGCAAAGGGAATCCGGCGCTGTTTAACGGGGCGGGCTGGGAATACATCTACATGGCGAAGAGCGCGCGGCATCCGGAGGCGACGCTGGAATTCCTTCGCTACATGGTCTCGCCCGAGCGCGCGCCGGACATGGGCCGATCGATCGGCGTTATCACCGCCATGAAGGGCGCCACCCCGCGCGAGGCCGTTACGCCGCCGCTGCAATCGGCGCTGGACATGATCGAAAGCGCGGAGGGTATCTTCCGCATCCGCTTGGAGGATTTGCTGCTCACCTGGCGCGTGCAGGTGATGGAGCCGGGCACTTCGAAATTGCTGAGCGGCGAGATTACGCCCGAGGAGTACTGCGCGATGCTCGACGAGGGCGTGGCGGCGGCGAAGGCGGATCCGGACGCGATCATACCGCCGGCGGTGCTTTACGACCCGGCCGCGTTTGGGGAACCCTCATGA
- a CDS encoding sulfatase-like hydrolase/transferase has protein sequence MNRRDFLQRAAFGASAMAAAGSGAAQRVAGRPNVLWIIAEDASPHLGCYGEAAVKTPHLDALAGEGVRFDSAIISCPVCSPARSALATGMYQTTIGSHNHRSQNEGDKAGGNPDYYPSYALPEATPLVSDLFRAAGYYTCNGAGPEADKPGKTDYNFITSGAPYDGADWRDAPAGAPFFAQIQLSGGKWRGGKIEHNDFTLPPYYPDDPLMREDWAAYLASWERVDREVGAVVQSLKDAGVYENTLIVFITDHGISHARGKQFLYEDGLRIPMIVRFPDGRLAGTVRRDLALHIDLVPLSLAVAGIPAPGHLQGADLFAPDYAERPYLVSARDRCDETIDCIRSVRTARYKYIRNFHAHRPHLQRSQYKDGKAILQRLRELHALEALTPLQDAIFAPRRAPEELYDLEADPHETSNLAGDPGHAPVLAEQRERLYRWMVETRDGGLLPEPILEDLGREYGSKYAAMRQPGMAERIPGIIAAIEAGERNDRPALRAALSDADPAVRYYAATWMGSLRAVEHADALHALAEDAVPAVQVAGHLALCQAGEAAEHLPRLAALVDNPNRITGMYAMNAIEQTGILNDTVEAAARRAVENPYDGTQRYGRRLLAKCEALRGLG, from the coding sequence ATGAACCGGCGAGATTTTCTTCAGCGCGCGGCGTTTGGCGCGAGCGCGATGGCGGCGGCGGGGAGCGGGGCGGCGCAGCGGGTGGCCGGACGACCCAATGTGCTGTGGATTATCGCGGAGGATGCGTCGCCGCACCTTGGGTGCTATGGGGAGGCCGCGGTAAAGACGCCGCATCTCGATGCGCTTGCGGGGGAGGGCGTGCGTTTTGACAGCGCGATCATATCGTGTCCCGTGTGTTCTCCGGCGCGATCCGCGCTGGCCACCGGGATGTATCAGACCACGATCGGCAGCCATAATCACCGGAGCCAGAACGAGGGCGATAAGGCTGGGGGCAATCCGGATTACTACCCGAGCTATGCGTTGCCCGAGGCGACGCCGCTGGTGAGTGATCTGTTTCGCGCGGCGGGTTACTACACGTGCAACGGCGCGGGTCCGGAAGCGGATAAACCGGGGAAGACCGACTACAATTTCATTACGTCCGGTGCGCCCTACGATGGGGCGGACTGGCGCGATGCGCCGGCGGGCGCGCCTTTCTTTGCGCAGATCCAGCTCAGCGGCGGCAAGTGGCGGGGCGGCAAGATTGAACATAATGATTTCACGTTGCCGCCGTATTATCCCGACGATCCGCTGATGCGGGAGGACTGGGCGGCGTACCTGGCGAGCTGGGAACGCGTTGACCGGGAAGTGGGGGCGGTTGTGCAGTCGTTGAAGGATGCGGGCGTTTACGAGAATACGCTTATCGTTTTCATCACGGACCATGGCATATCGCATGCGCGTGGCAAGCAATTTCTGTACGAAGACGGCCTGCGTATTCCGATGATCGTCCGGTTTCCGGATGGGCGTCTGGCGGGGACCGTACGGCGGGACCTCGCGCTGCACATCGACCTGGTACCGCTGTCGCTTGCGGTTGCGGGCATCCCCGCGCCGGGGCATCTGCAGGGCGCAGATCTTTTTGCGCCGGACTATGCGGAGCGACCGTATCTGGTGAGCGCGCGCGACCGCTGCGACGAGACCATCGACTGTATCCGGTCTGTGCGCACCGCTCGCTACAAGTATATTCGCAACTTTCACGCGCACCGGCCGCATTTGCAGCGCAGCCAGTACAAGGACGGGAAGGCCATTCTTCAGCGCTTGCGTGAACTGCACGCGCTGGAGGCGCTCACGCCCCTGCAGGACGCCATCTTCGCGCCGCGCCGCGCGCCCGAGGAGCTCTACGATCTCGAGGCGGACCCCCACGAGACAAGCAACCTGGCCGGCGATCCCGGCCATGCGCCGGTTCTCGCCGAGCAACGCGAGCGGCTTTACCGGTGGATGGTGGAGACCCGTGACGGCGGGCTGCTACCCGAGCCGATACTGGAGGACCTGGGGCGGGAGTATGGGAGCAAGTACGCTGCGATGCGGCAGCCGGGGATGGCGGAACGTATTCCGGGCATCATTGCGGCGATAGAGGCGGGTGAGCGGAATGACCGGCCGGCCCTGCGCGCTGCGTTGTCCGATGCGGATCCGGCGGTTCGCTATTACGCCGCCACCTGGATGGGTAGCCTGCGCGCCGTTGAGCACGCCGACGCCCTGCATGCGCTGGCGGAAGACGCCGTGCCGGCGGTTCAGGTGGCGGGGCATCTCGCGCTGTGCCAGGCGGGGGAGGCTGCCGAGCACCTACCGCGCCTTGCGGCGCTGGTGGACAATCCCAACCGAATTACCGGCATGTACGCGATGAACGCGATCGAGCAGACCGGGATCCTGAACGACACGGTCGAGGCGGCGGCCCGGCGGGCGGTTGAGAACCCGTACGACGGCACGCAGCGGTATGGCCGTCGGCTGCTGGCGAAGTGTGAGGCGCTCCGGGGGCTTGGATAG
- a CDS encoding ATP-binding protein, with amino-acid sequence MIQRNLIHSIREAMTDTPVILVNGARQTGKSTLVQACIQDLNGASYQTLDDATVLAAAQKDPAGFLSGFSGTVVLDEIQRAPDLFPAIKLSVDRDRRPGRFVLTGSANVLMLPRVSESLAGRMEVLTLWPFSAGERAGQTEGFLKTLMDPAPKFAVQETPGRAALLQRVIDGGYPEAVARASARRRDAWYGAYITTILQRDVRDLANIEQLASLPRLLQLLAARATSLANYSEIARALKMPQSTLKRYMTLLEMTYLVQFVPPWSQNLGKRLVKSPKLVLCDTGLMAYLLGIDGAGAIPDMALGALVENYVAMELRKQLSWHTSRMELFHFRERTGKEVDFVLETPRGQIAGIEVKASSTVGAHDFKHLNFLQDQLGDRFQIGVVLYLGDSPVKFGDRMHALPLNCLWNE; translated from the coding sequence ATGATTCAGCGGAATTTAATCCATAGCATCCGCGAGGCTATGACCGATACACCCGTCATCCTCGTCAACGGAGCGCGCCAAACCGGCAAGAGCACCCTCGTACAGGCCTGTATCCAGGACCTGAACGGCGCCTCGTATCAAACCCTCGACGACGCCACCGTGCTCGCGGCGGCCCAAAAGGACCCGGCGGGCTTCCTTTCGGGCTTTTCGGGTACCGTCGTGCTGGACGAGATCCAGCGCGCGCCCGATCTCTTCCCCGCCATTAAGCTCTCGGTCGACCGCGACCGGCGGCCCGGACGCTTTGTGCTCACGGGCTCGGCGAATGTGTTGATGCTCCCCCGCGTGAGCGAGTCGCTGGCGGGACGGATGGAGGTGCTGACGCTGTGGCCCTTTTCCGCGGGCGAGCGGGCGGGCCAAACCGAGGGTTTTCTAAAGACCCTCATGGACCCCGCCCCCAAGTTCGCCGTCCAGGAGACACCCGGACGCGCCGCGCTCCTGCAACGGGTGATCGACGGTGGCTACCCGGAGGCGGTCGCCCGTGCTTCGGCGCGCCGACGCGATGCGTGGTACGGGGCCTACATCACGACCATTCTCCAGCGCGACGTGCGCGATCTGGCGAACATCGAGCAATTGGCGAGCCTGCCGCGCCTCCTTCAGCTACTGGCGGCGCGCGCCACAAGCCTCGCGAATTACTCGGAGATTGCGCGCGCCTTAAAAATGCCTCAGTCCACGCTGAAGCGCTACATGACGCTGCTGGAGATGACCTATCTGGTCCAGTTCGTGCCGCCGTGGTCGCAAAACCTCGGCAAGCGCCTGGTCAAATCGCCCAAGCTCGTCCTGTGCGACACCGGACTCATGGCCTACCTCCTCGGCATCGACGGCGCCGGCGCGATTCCCGATATGGCGCTCGGCGCGCTCGTGGAAAACTATGTGGCCATGGAGCTCCGGAAGCAACTGAGCTGGCATACCTCCCGCATGGAGCTCTTCCACTTCCGCGAGCGCACGGGGAAAGAGGTGGATTTCGTACTGGAGACGCCCCGGGGCCAGATCGCGGGCATTGAAGTCAAGGCGTCCAGCACCGTCGGCGCCCACGACTTCAAGCACCTGAACTTCCTTCAGGATCAGCTCGGCGATCGCTTCCAGATCGGGGTGGTCCTCTACCTCGGCGACAGCCCCGTGAAATTCGGCGACCGGATGCACGCCCTGCCCCTGAACTGCCTCTGGAATGAGTAA
- a CDS encoding homocysteine S-methyltransferase family protein produces the protein MNTILDDLKVRGTLISDGGWGTLLMAAGLKPGECPERWNIDHPDIVRGIAEHYVAAGSEIITTNSFGGSRIKLAAYGLEGQVGELNRAAARLSREAAGDVVHVAASIGPTGKILMMGDITEDELYDVFREQAEALEEGGADACCIETMSAIDEAVIATRAVRENTDLEIICSFTYQGNAGGMYRTMMGASPAEMAAALLEAGADILGTNCSQGSEQMVGIVRAIREAAPDTPVLVHPNAGMPILTDAGETYPETPEFMAGCVPALLEAGASIIGGCCGTSPDHIRAIRARARGN, from the coding sequence ATGAACACCATTCTTGACGATTTGAAGGTTCGGGGAACGCTGATTTCGGACGGGGGCTGGGGAACGCTCCTGATGGCGGCGGGCCTGAAGCCCGGGGAATGCCCGGAACGCTGGAACATCGACCATCCCGACATTGTCCGTGGCATTGCGGAGCACTATGTCGCGGCGGGGTCCGAGATTATTACGACGAACAGTTTCGGTGGATCGCGCATCAAGCTGGCCGCCTACGGCCTTGAAGGCCAGGTGGGGGAACTTAACCGCGCCGCGGCGCGCCTTTCGCGCGAGGCGGCGGGGGATGTGGTCCACGTGGCGGCATCGATCGGTCCGACCGGGAAGATCCTGATGATGGGCGACATCACCGAGGACGAGCTTTACGACGTCTTTCGCGAGCAGGCGGAAGCGCTTGAAGAAGGCGGCGCCGACGCCTGCTGCATCGAGACCATGTCCGCGATTGACGAGGCGGTGATCGCCACGCGCGCGGTCCGGGAGAACACGGACCTCGAGATCATCTGCTCGTTCACGTACCAGGGCAACGCGGGCGGCATGTACCGCACGATGATGGGCGCCTCGCCCGCGGAGATGGCCGCCGCACTGCTGGAGGCGGGCGCTGATATCCTGGGCACAAATTGCAGCCAGGGATCGGAGCAGATGGTGGGCATTGTTCGCGCGATTCGCGAGGCCGCGCCGGATACGCCGGTTCTTGTGCACCCCAACGCCGGCATGCCCATCCTGACCGATGCCGGGGAGACCTACCCGGAGACGCCTGAATTCATGGCGGGCTGCGTGCCGGCCCTGCTCGAGGCCGGCGCCAGTATTATCGGGGGCTGCTGCGGCACCTCGCCGGACCATATCCGCGCCATTCGCGCGCGCGCGCGGGGGAACTGA
- a CDS encoding sugar isomerase has protein sequence MSHVHTGCCGCHAPGIGRRSFFAAVGGTALGTALAAHAGESGAGAAGKRPRPAVSKRPLVVQPVLLYHLSEPREATSWRPWGGLGSRADVAEEGGRINAELDALRGKAEFPLTILPLLGVTNAEEASRIRAVDCDVVITYAASGGGDALETILASGRRNLVFVRHRSGPAYLWYEILHPRLLRKTVDEYGEPNLTTDDIVVDEMGDVIARLRALYALKNTVGSRIVAIGGASGWGQGGQAAPALAREQWNLDIVDVSYDELGKRIAAMQADAAGMARYAREAAEYLNLPATLLETRGDFVTGAFLLDDLFRQLMDEACATAITVNECMTTIIPMARTTACLTLTLINDDGMLAFCESDFVVIPSGILLHHIASLPVFLQDPTYPHHGVVTLAHCTAPRRMDGVHLEPARIQTHFESDYGAAPKVDMRIGQVVTVLDPDFASNRWLGFRGHIQDNPEMAICRSQIDVGIDGDCGKLAEEMRGFHWMLAYGDHLAETGYALRKQGVGWYNLSPPATSVA, from the coding sequence ATGAGCCACGTACACACCGGTTGTTGCGGCTGCCACGCCCCGGGCATCGGGCGGCGGAGTTTCTTCGCGGCGGTGGGCGGCACGGCGCTGGGAACCGCCCTGGCCGCACACGCTGGCGAGTCGGGCGCGGGGGCGGCTGGAAAACGGCCGCGCCCCGCGGTATCCAAGCGTCCGCTGGTGGTTCAGCCCGTGTTGTTGTACCACCTGTCTGAGCCGCGCGAGGCCACAAGCTGGCGCCCGTGGGGCGGTCTTGGTTCGCGTGCGGACGTGGCGGAGGAGGGGGGCCGTATCAACGCGGAACTGGACGCGTTGCGTGGCAAGGCGGAGTTTCCGTTGACGATTCTGCCGCTGCTCGGGGTGACCAACGCGGAGGAGGCGTCCCGTATCCGGGCGGTCGATTGTGATGTGGTGATCACGTACGCGGCGTCGGGGGGCGGGGATGCGCTGGAGACTATTCTCGCCTCGGGCCGGCGAAATCTGGTGTTTGTTCGCCACCGCAGCGGCCCGGCCTATTTGTGGTACGAAATCCTGCACCCGCGCCTGCTCCGGAAGACGGTCGACGAATACGGGGAGCCGAACCTGACCACCGATGACATCGTTGTCGATGAGATGGGGGATGTGATCGCGCGTCTGCGCGCGCTTTACGCCCTGAAGAACACGGTGGGTTCGCGCATCGTGGCGATTGGCGGAGCTTCCGGCTGGGGGCAGGGCGGCCAGGCGGCGCCGGCCCTTGCGCGGGAGCAGTGGAACCTGGATATTGTGGACGTTTCCTACGACGAACTCGGCAAGCGCATCGCCGCGATGCAGGCCGACGCCGCCGGCATGGCGCGGTACGCGCGGGAGGCCGCAGAGTATCTGAATCTGCCGGCCACGCTGCTGGAGACGCGGGGCGATTTTGTCACCGGGGCCTTCCTGCTCGACGACCTTTTCCGCCAGTTGATGGACGAAGCGTGCGCCACCGCCATCACGGTGAATGAATGCATGACGACCATCATCCCGATGGCGCGGACAACGGCCTGCCTGACCCTGACCCTGATCAACGACGACGGGATGCTGGCGTTCTGCGAGTCCGATTTTGTGGTTATCCCGTCCGGCATCCTGTTGCACCATATCGCATCGCTGCCGGTGTTCCTGCAGGATCCCACGTACCCGCACCATGGGGTGGTGACGCTGGCGCACTGCACGGCGCCGCGGCGTATGGACGGGGTTCATCTTGAGCCGGCGCGGATCCAGACCCATTTCGAATCCGACTATGGCGCGGCGCCGAAGGTCGATATGCGGATCGGGCAGGTGGTGACCGTGCTGGATCCCGATTTCGCCAGCAACCGCTGGCTCGGATTCCGGGGGCATATCCAGGACAATCCGGAGATGGCCATTTGCCGTTCACAGATTGATGTTGGGATTGACGGCGACTGCGGGAAACTTGCGGAGGAGATGCGCGGATTCCACTGGATGCTGGCTTACGGCGATCACCTGGCAGAAACCGGCTACGCGCTCAGGAAACAGGGGGTTGGCTGGTACAACCTCAGCCCGCCCGCCACCTCGGTGGCCTGA
- a CDS encoding carbohydrate ABC transporter permease produces the protein MDKVRTILAYTVLIGWLLAVVLPMVWVLVNSLRSSKEFVQNPFGMPWLVTGVPADGLLELSEIEAARARASAGEDAGLALERLDQLARDFAKLDSENNGALEAGVVYGDPAETLSGEEVAAVERAAGRSLAISAAISNYRKAWVESNFSRFFFNSLWVTGWSLFGTLALASMAAYVLARFEFRGNRWLFLFFISGMMIPAQLLLIPVFFEFSWLSDVGTRFLEPFGLRFQLYDSHFGLILLYIALSLPFTILVLSGFFKSLPGALREAAIMDGCGEYRTFWHVMLPLAKPGLITAAIFNFLGIWNEYIFALVFVNTPEKKTLPLGLASVSIQAQYKTDFGLMFAGLVIVVVPTLLVYVLLQRQLTQGITTGAIKG, from the coding sequence ATGGATAAGGTCCGGACCATTCTCGCGTATACGGTCCTCATCGGCTGGCTCCTAGCGGTGGTTTTGCCGATGGTCTGGGTGCTGGTGAACTCGCTTCGCAGCTCGAAGGAGTTTGTGCAGAATCCGTTCGGGATGCCGTGGTTGGTGACGGGTGTGCCGGCGGACGGGCTGCTGGAGCTTTCCGAGATCGAGGCGGCCCGGGCGCGCGCGTCCGCCGGGGAGGACGCGGGCCTGGCGCTGGAGCGTCTCGACCAGCTGGCGCGGGACTTCGCCAAACTCGACTCCGAGAATAACGGGGCGCTGGAGGCGGGGGTGGTGTACGGCGATCCGGCGGAGACGCTTTCCGGGGAGGAGGTTGCCGCGGTGGAACGGGCCGCAGGCCGCTCGCTGGCCATCTCCGCGGCCATATCGAATTACCGCAAGGCGTGGGTGGAGTCTAACTTCAGCCGTTTCTTTTTCAACAGCTTGTGGGTGACGGGCTGGTCGTTGTTCGGCACGCTGGCGCTGGCGTCGATGGCGGCCTATGTCCTGGCGCGGTTTGAGTTCCGCGGCAACCGCTGGCTCTTCCTGTTTTTCATCAGCGGGATGATGATCCCGGCGCAGCTGCTGCTTATTCCGGTGTTTTTCGAGTTCAGCTGGCTTTCCGACGTGGGCACGCGGTTTCTGGAGCCGTTCGGGCTGCGATTTCAGCTGTACGACTCGCATTTCGGGCTGATCCTGCTCTACATCGCGCTGAGCCTGCCGTTTACGATCCTGGTGCTCAGCGGCTTCTTCAAGTCATTGCCGGGGGCCTTGCGCGAGGCGGCCATCATGGATGGTTGCGGCGAATACCGCACGTTCTGGCACGTCATGCTGCCGCTGGCGAAACCCGGACTGATCACCGCGGCGATCTTCAACTTCCTGGGCATCTGGAACGAGTACATCTTCGCGCTGGTTTTCGTGAATACGCCCGAGAAGAAGACGCTGCCGCTTGGCCTGGCGAGCGTCAGCATTCAGGCGCAGTACAAGACGGACTTCGGGCTGATGTTCGCGGGGCTCGTGATCGTCGTCGTGCCCACGCTGCTGGTCTACGTGCTCCTACAGCGCCAGCTCACCCAGGGCATTACCACCGGCGCGATCAAGGGCTGA
- a CDS encoding sugar ABC transporter permease gives MSLRKKEERRFILVFLAPAFLLFTGLVFLPAIRALLYSLQKWDGLGTPEWVGLRNFARLLRDDDIFLVALGHNLILFAIAGGCTIALALFFASILSQKIRGASIFRVAFFFPNVIALVAVALLWILLYSTTNFGVINAMLAQVQGAAAAAGLPFPEIDLPFPFLQSRYLISSIIPMIVWSATGFYMVLFLAAIGGIPQSYYEAARLEGASHFQQFIHITLPLLREILVVAAVFMIITLMKFFDPIWVMENEVPNRDSHVLATLLYQKVFTEYDMGYASAVAVLLFLIVLAASAFSLTWSRKERIEY, from the coding sequence ATGAGCCTGCGCAAGAAGGAAGAGCGGCGGTTCATTCTCGTGTTTCTCGCGCCGGCGTTCCTGCTCTTCACCGGCCTCGTTTTCCTGCCGGCCATCCGCGCGTTGCTCTACAGCCTCCAGAAGTGGGACGGCCTGGGCACGCCGGAGTGGGTGGGCCTGCGGAACTTTGCGCGGCTGCTCCGCGACGACGACATCTTCCTGGTCGCGCTCGGGCACAACCTGATCCTGTTCGCGATAGCCGGCGGCTGCACCATCGCGCTGGCGCTGTTCTTTGCGTCGATACTGAGCCAGAAAATCCGGGGGGCGTCGATATTTCGCGTGGCCTTCTTTTTTCCCAACGTCATCGCGCTCGTGGCGGTGGCGCTGCTCTGGATCCTGCTCTACAGCACGACCAACTTCGGGGTAATCAACGCGATGCTGGCGCAGGTTCAGGGCGCGGCGGCGGCGGCGGGCCTGCCGTTCCCCGAGATCGACTTGCCTTTCCCGTTTCTCCAGTCGCGCTACCTCATCTCCTCGATCATCCCGATGATTGTGTGGAGCGCGACCGGGTTTTACATGGTGCTTTTTCTGGCGGCGATTGGCGGCATCCCGCAGAGCTACTATGAGGCGGCGCGCCTGGAAGGGGCCAGCCATTTCCAGCAGTTCATCCACATCACGCTGCCGCTGCTGCGCGAGATTCTCGTGGTGGCCGCCGTGTTCATGATTATTACCCTGATGAAGTTCTTTGATCCGATCTGGGTGATGGAGAATGAAGTGCCGAACCGCGATTCCCACGTGCTGGCGACGCTGCTCTACCAGAAGGTGTTCACGGAATACGACATGGGGTATGCCTCCGCCGTGGCCGTGTTGCTTTTTCTGATTGTGCTTGCGGCGTCGGCCTTCAGCCTGACCTGGTCGCGGAAAGAGCGTATTGAGTATTGA